From Drosophila yakuba strain Tai18E2 chromosome 2L, Prin_Dyak_Tai18E2_2.1, whole genome shotgun sequence, one genomic window encodes:
- the LOC6529074 gene encoding uncharacterized protein LOC6529074 isoform X1: MLKCISTTIITSKHHKNTRISNMENKTVGGRIWNVSPRLGRLEHVEVETEDLSGRSIFHLCVNVLWIILCFYVLSKLTHLVEQFIGQRLLRQKQWCDVHTIKTDWEQTLQLYEEDKRQLDAQVRELRERNLSMERLMVDLRDYNIHLISENFMRSVMQEQKTRPAQPNIYITNSHFHLIRQMFLNESQINLDVHNAGEKGASAESKNVWLQYLRMRKCYMGPIADPKLIDPSTTDQILPIVMTTEQLAELQAHLMVGVAKQAASLEHPHLVRLDDSIYTILLLCTSHQVESNCLATPINTWSNMYDA, encoded by the exons ATGCTCAAATGTATTTCCACCACCATTATCACAAGCAAACACCACAAAAACACGAGAATTTCAAATATGGAAAACAAGACAGTAGGAGGACGTATATGGAACGTATCCCCGAGACTGGGACGACTAGAACATGTGGAGGTAGAAACCGAGGACCTAAGCGGGAGGAGCATATTTCACTTGTGCGTGAACGTCCTGTGGATAATTTTGTGCTTCTATGTCCTGTCCAAGCTGACCCATCTCGTGGAGCAGTTCATCGGCCAGCGGCTCCTTCGCCAGAAGCAATGGTGCGACGTCCACACAATTAAAACCGATTGGGAGCAGACCCTGCAACTTTATGAGGAGGACAAGCGCCAGCTGGACGCACAGGTGCGCGAGTTGCGAGAAAGGAACCTGAGTATGGAGCGCTTGATGGTCGATTTGCGAGACTACAACATCCACTTGATCAGTGAAAACTTTATGCGGTCCGTGATGCAGGAACAG AAAACAAGGCCGGCGCAGCCAAACATCTACATCACCAACAGCCACTTCCACCTTATACGCCAGATGTTTCTGAATGAAAGTCAAATCAATCTCGACGTCCATAACGCTGGCGAAAAAGGAGCCTCCGCGGAGTCGAAAAATGTCTGGCTACAGTATCTGAGGATGCGCAAGTGCTATATGGGTCCAATTGCTGATCCAAAATTGATAGATCCCAGCACTACCGATCAGATCCTCCCAATTGTTATGACGACCGAGCAGTTGGCCGAGTTGCAAG cccaCTTAATGGTCGGGGTCGCGAAACAAGCAGCGTCATTGGAGCACCCGCATCTTGTAAGACTGGACGACTCTATCTATACAATCTTATTGTTATGCACTAGCCATCAAGTCGAGTCAAATTGTCTGGCTACGCCCATAAATACTTGGTCTAACATGTATGACGCATGA
- the LOC6529074 gene encoding uncharacterized protein LOC6529074 isoform X3, producing the protein MLKCISTTIITSKHHKNTRISNMENKTVGGRIWNVSPRLGRLEHVEVETEDLSGRSIFHLCVNVLWIILCFYVLSKLTHLVEQFIGQRLLRQKQWCDVHTIKTDWEQTLQLYEEDKRQLDAQVRELRERNLSMERLMVDLRDYNIHLISENFMRSVMQEQKTRPAQPNIYITNSHFHLIRQMFLNESQINLDVHNAGEKGASAESKNVWLQYLRMRKCYMGPIADPKLIDPSTTDQILPIVMTTEQLAELQGMI; encoded by the exons ATGCTCAAATGTATTTCCACCACCATTATCACAAGCAAACACCACAAAAACACGAGAATTTCAAATATGGAAAACAAGACAGTAGGAGGACGTATATGGAACGTATCCCCGAGACTGGGACGACTAGAACATGTGGAGGTAGAAACCGAGGACCTAAGCGGGAGGAGCATATTTCACTTGTGCGTGAACGTCCTGTGGATAATTTTGTGCTTCTATGTCCTGTCCAAGCTGACCCATCTCGTGGAGCAGTTCATCGGCCAGCGGCTCCTTCGCCAGAAGCAATGGTGCGACGTCCACACAATTAAAACCGATTGGGAGCAGACCCTGCAACTTTATGAGGAGGACAAGCGCCAGCTGGACGCACAGGTGCGCGAGTTGCGAGAAAGGAACCTGAGTATGGAGCGCTTGATGGTCGATTTGCGAGACTACAACATCCACTTGATCAGTGAAAACTTTATGCGGTCCGTGATGCAGGAACAG AAAACAAGGCCGGCGCAGCCAAACATCTACATCACCAACAGCCACTTCCACCTTATACGCCAGATGTTTCTGAATGAAAGTCAAATCAATCTCGACGTCCATAACGCTGGCGAAAAAGGAGCCTCCGCGGAGTCGAAAAATGTCTGGCTACAGTATCTGAGGATGCGCAAGTGCTATATGGGTCCAATTGCTGATCCAAAATTGATAGATCCCAGCACTACCGATCAGATCCTCCCAATTGTTATGACGACCGAGCAGTTGGCCGAGTTGCAAG GCATGATCTAG
- the LOC6529074 gene encoding uncharacterized protein LOC6529074 isoform X2, protein MLKCISTTIITSKHHKNTRISNMENKTVGGRIWNVSPRLGRLEHVEVETEDLSGRSIFHLCVNVLWIILCFYVLSKLTHLVEQFIGQRLLRQKQWCDVHTIKTDWEQTLQLYEEDKRQLDAQVRELRERNLSMERLMVDLRDYNIHLISENFMRSVMQEQKTRPAQPNIYITNSHFHLIRQMFLNESQINLDVHNAGEKGASAESKNVWLQYLRMRKCYMGPIADPKLIDPSTTDQILPIVMTTEQLAELQDGFTIAKNRGEI, encoded by the exons ATGCTCAAATGTATTTCCACCACCATTATCACAAGCAAACACCACAAAAACACGAGAATTTCAAATATGGAAAACAAGACAGTAGGAGGACGTATATGGAACGTATCCCCGAGACTGGGACGACTAGAACATGTGGAGGTAGAAACCGAGGACCTAAGCGGGAGGAGCATATTTCACTTGTGCGTGAACGTCCTGTGGATAATTTTGTGCTTCTATGTCCTGTCCAAGCTGACCCATCTCGTGGAGCAGTTCATCGGCCAGCGGCTCCTTCGCCAGAAGCAATGGTGCGACGTCCACACAATTAAAACCGATTGGGAGCAGACCCTGCAACTTTATGAGGAGGACAAGCGCCAGCTGGACGCACAGGTGCGCGAGTTGCGAGAAAGGAACCTGAGTATGGAGCGCTTGATGGTCGATTTGCGAGACTACAACATCCACTTGATCAGTGAAAACTTTATGCGGTCCGTGATGCAGGAACAG AAAACAAGGCCGGCGCAGCCAAACATCTACATCACCAACAGCCACTTCCACCTTATACGCCAGATGTTTCTGAATGAAAGTCAAATCAATCTCGACGTCCATAACGCTGGCGAAAAAGGAGCCTCCGCGGAGTCGAAAAATGTCTGGCTACAGTATCTGAGGATGCGCAAGTGCTATATGGGTCCAATTGCTGATCCAAAATTGATAGATCCCAGCACTACCGATCAGATCCTCCCAATTGTTATGACGACCGAGCAGTTGGCCGAGTTGCAAG